From the genome of Synergistales bacterium, one region includes:
- the ffh gene encoding signal recognition particle protein, which produces MFDSLKDRLEGVFKGLRGKGKLTEQDVGEALREVRRALLEADVNYKLVKDLVGRIRERAVGREVLDSITPAQQVISIVYEELTNLMGSEHATLQVSPKPPTTYMLVGLQGSGKTTSCAKLAARMSKGHKPLLVACDLQRPAAVEQLRTLAEKGGFGFFGPDEGESDPVPLVKRSLRYAADHLYDVVILDTAGRLHVDEELMAQLRQMKRKLQPTETLLVLDAMTGQEAVQVAEHFHSDMELTGLVLSKLDGDARGGAALAVRSVTGVPVKLAGVGEGIKDYETFDPQRMAGRIMGMGDVEGLMEKVRDATDQKDATKLAESIKKDRFTLEDLLSQLEQLEKMGPLNKVMEMLPMGGQMKQLQNAEVDPQRLKRIRAVIQSMTPRERRKPEIIKGSRRRRIANGSGTSVQMVNQVLKQYNQMRGMMKKFGKGAKKGKLPKNMMPF; this is translated from the coding sequence ATGTTTGATTCGCTGAAAGACCGGCTGGAAGGCGTCTTCAAGGGCCTTCGCGGCAAGGGAAAGCTCACCGAACAGGATGTCGGAGAGGCGCTGCGGGAGGTCCGCCGGGCGCTGCTCGAAGCCGATGTGAACTACAAGCTGGTGAAGGACCTGGTGGGACGCATCCGCGAGCGCGCCGTGGGGCGGGAGGTGCTGGATTCCATCACACCGGCCCAGCAGGTGATCTCCATTGTCTACGAGGAACTGACGAATCTGATGGGCAGCGAGCACGCCACGCTGCAGGTGTCTCCGAAACCGCCCACCACCTATATGCTCGTGGGGCTCCAGGGTTCGGGGAAGACCACCAGCTGCGCCAAGCTGGCCGCACGGATGTCCAAGGGACACAAGCCGCTGCTGGTGGCCTGCGACCTCCAGCGTCCGGCGGCGGTGGAGCAACTCCGCACCCTGGCGGAGAAGGGCGGTTTCGGCTTCTTCGGCCCCGACGAGGGCGAGAGCGACCCCGTCCCTCTGGTCAAGCGGTCGCTGCGCTACGCGGCGGACCATCTCTACGATGTGGTGATCCTCGACACGGCGGGGCGGCTGCACGTGGACGAGGAGCTCATGGCCCAGCTGAGGCAGATGAAACGCAAGCTGCAGCCTACGGAGACCCTGCTGGTGCTGGACGCCATGACCGGCCAGGAGGCGGTGCAGGTGGCCGAGCACTTCCACAGCGACATGGAGCTCACCGGGCTGGTGCTCTCCAAGCTGGACGGCGACGCCCGCGGCGGTGCGGCCCTGGCGGTGCGCTCCGTGACGGGCGTGCCGGTGAAGCTGGCCGGTGTCGGCGAGGGCATCAAGGACTACGAGACCTTCGATCCCCAGCGGATGGCCGGCCGGATCATGGGCATGGGCGACGTGGAGGGCCTGATGGAGAAGGTCCGGGATGCCACCGACCAGAAGGACGCCACCAAGCTCGCCGAGTCCATCAAGAAGGACCGCTTTACCCTGGAGGATCTCCTCTCCCAGCTGGAGCAGCTGGAGAAGATGGGGCCGCTCAACAAGGTGATGGAGATGCTGCCCATGGGCGGGCAGATGAAGCAGCTCCAGAACGCCGAGGTGGACCCCCAGCGGCTCAAGCGCATCCGGGCGGTGATCCAGTCCATGACGCCCAGGGAGCGCCGCAAACCGGAGATCATCAAGGGGAGCCGGCGGCGTCGGATCGCCAACGGGTCGGGCACCAGCGTGCAGATGGTCAACCAGGTCCTCAAGCAGTACAACCAGATGCGGGGCATGATGAAGAAGTTCGGCAAGGGTGCCAAGAAGGGCAAGCTTCCCAAAAACATGATGCCCTTCTAG
- the rpsP gene encoding 30S ribosomal protein S16: protein MAVRIRLARHGRKKRPFYRLVVADSRSPRDGRFIEQLGTYNPLTDPAEVVVDGEKALKWLKQGAKPSETARTLLRRTGVWERFTEDRENG, encoded by the coding sequence ATGGCAGTACGGATTCGACTTGCACGGCACGGAAGAAAGAAGCGTCCATTCTATCGTCTGGTGGTGGCGGACTCCCGCTCGCCCCGGGACGGGCGCTTCATTGAGCAGCTTGGGACCTACAACCCCCTCACCGATCCGGCTGAGGTGGTCGTGGACGGCGAAAAGGCGCTGAAGTGGCTGAAACAGGGCGCCAAGCCCTCGGAGACGGCCCGCACGCTGCTGCGGCGGACCGGTGTCTGGGAACGCTTTACGGAAGACAGGGAGAACGGATAG
- a CDS encoding KH domain-containing protein, whose translation MADYKELTEFIVRNLVTNPDDVVVKVQEQEEGQFGVRISVAREDLGRVIGKKGATINALRQVVRASSQKEGQRVDVDVEEE comes from the coding sequence ATGGCTGACTACAAAGAGCTTACCGAATTTATCGTCAGGAATCTCGTGACCAATCCGGACGACGTGGTGGTCAAGGTCCAGGAACAGGAAGAAGGTCAGTTCGGCGTGCGGATCTCCGTGGCCCGTGAGGACCTCGGTCGGGTCATCGGCAAGAAGGGCGCCACCATCAACGCCCTGAGGCAGGTCGTCCGGGCCTCCTCCCAGAAGGAGGGGCAGCGGGTCGACGTGGACGTGGAAGAGGAGTAG
- a CDS encoding lactate utilization protein: protein MDQWEEIRRQHYENLGRNVAKACGEKGFNAQFAPTGAEALEELLRLIPEGSKVGVPGSVTIREMGALEGLERRGCTIVQHWDPSLATPEEKTARLQEELQCPYYLTSANAVTQDGMLVSIDGVGNRVAGMAWAPGVIIYVIGINKISRDLPAAFQRIRDWATPMNGIRLGMDIPCAATGYCMDCNSPGRACRATLVLERAPMNRTAHVIIVGEPLGF from the coding sequence ATGGACCAGTGGGAAGAGATCCGTCGGCAGCACTACGAGAATCTGGGCCGGAACGTGGCGAAGGCCTGCGGGGAGAAGGGCTTCAACGCCCAGTTCGCCCCCACCGGAGCGGAGGCCCTGGAGGAACTCCTGCGGCTGATCCCGGAAGGCAGCAAGGTGGGCGTGCCGGGAAGCGTCACCATCCGGGAGATGGGCGCCCTGGAAGGCCTGGAGCGCCGGGGCTGCACCATCGTCCAGCACTGGGACCCCTCGCTCGCCACGCCGGAGGAGAAGACCGCCCGCCTCCAGGAGGAGCTGCAGTGCCCCTACTACCTGACCAGCGCCAACGCCGTCACCCAGGACGGCATGCTGGTGAGCATCGACGGCGTGGGCAACCGCGTGGCCGGCATGGCCTGGGCCCCCGGCGTCATCATCTACGTCATCGGCATCAACAAGATCAGCCGGGACCTGCCCGCCGCCTTCCAGCGCATCCGCGACTGGGCCACACCCATGAACGGCATCCGCCTGGGCATGGACATCCCCTGCGCCGCCACAGGCTACTGCATGGACTGCAACAGCCCGGGCCGGGCCTGCCGCGCCACCCTTGTGCTGGAACGGGCCCCCATGAACCGCACGGCTCACGTGATCATCGTGGGCGAACCGCTGGGCTTCTAG
- the trmD gene encoding tRNA (guanosine(37)-N1)-methyltransferase TrmD, whose protein sequence is MRITVITAFPALVEDYLNTSVLGRARERGDLEASVVDLRDFAAGDYRQVDDYAYGGGGMVLMPGPLGAALDHVGGDAALVAAPSPQGVRLHQGLVESLAREGHLVLLCGHYEGIDERVTERYVDLEFSLGDVVLTGGELPAMVLADAVARLMPGVVGRREAVEEDSFYSGFLDHPHYTRPAEWRGRQVPGVLRSGDHQAIDRWRTEQRRTRTLERRPDLLAVTGIGEHLSSRVYLALGDGFVDRRRGDGFPDVRRLCALYGVERLCLVEPSGREGLPAAGKGVDLEGIKVCKQAGRLLQWVERREKARPFVLRPGVSGGLHWLEAKRRALEADRPLVFWFGDDDRIGGTAVDLCPLQGRDAAEYAVAVALDRFLGCR, encoded by the coding sequence ATGAGGATCACCGTCATCACCGCCTTCCCGGCGCTGGTGGAGGACTATCTGAACACCAGCGTCCTCGGCAGGGCCCGTGAGCGGGGCGATCTGGAGGCCTCCGTGGTGGACCTGCGGGACTTCGCCGCCGGCGACTACCGGCAGGTGGACGACTACGCCTACGGCGGCGGCGGTATGGTGCTCATGCCCGGGCCCCTGGGTGCCGCGCTGGACCATGTGGGAGGCGACGCGGCTCTGGTGGCCGCGCCTTCGCCGCAGGGTGTGCGGCTGCATCAGGGGCTGGTGGAGAGCCTCGCCCGCGAGGGGCATCTGGTCCTGCTCTGCGGCCATTACGAAGGCATCGACGAGCGGGTGACGGAGCGGTATGTGGACCTGGAGTTCTCTCTGGGCGACGTTGTTCTCACCGGCGGCGAGCTCCCCGCCATGGTGCTGGCCGACGCGGTGGCGCGGCTGATGCCGGGCGTGGTGGGCCGCCGGGAGGCGGTTGAGGAGGACTCCTTCTACAGCGGATTCCTGGACCACCCCCACTACACGCGGCCGGCGGAGTGGCGCGGACGGCAGGTCCCCGGGGTGCTGCGCTCCGGCGACCACCAGGCCATCGACCGGTGGCGGACGGAACAGCGGCGGACCCGTACCCTGGAGCGCCGTCCCGATCTGCTCGCCGTCACAGGCATCGGGGAGCATCTCTCCTCACGGGTCTACCTGGCGCTGGGCGACGGATTCGTTGACCGCCGGCGCGGAGACGGGTTCCCCGACGTCCGGCGTCTCTGCGCCCTCTACGGTGTGGAGCGCCTCTGCCTGGTGGAGCCTTCCGGCAGGGAGGGGCTTCCGGCCGCCGGGAAGGGCGTCGATCTGGAAGGAATCAAGGTGTGCAAGCAAGCCGGCCGTCTTCTGCAGTGGGTGGAGCGCCGGGAGAAGGCCCGCCCCTTTGTCCTGCGCCCCGGTGTTTCCGGGGGACTCCACTGGCTGGAGGCCAAACGGCGAGCCCTGGAGGCCGACAGGCCGCTGGTTTTCTGGTTCGGCGACGATGACCGGATCGGCGGAACGGCGGTGGACCTCTGTCCCCTGCAGGGGCGGGATGCCGCGGAGTACGCTGTGGCGGTCGCGCTGGACAGGTTTCTCGGATGCCGGTAG
- a CDS encoding DNA-binding protein: protein MNDQERLAARVQNAALFDIYGALLTRRQREAYVLHELEDLSLGEIAEELGVSRQGAHDLVHRAREHLLRMEEAVGAGAMERSLEEAESLMAAYAGSLPGEFVRRMDAVLERRDKWSGRDV, encoded by the coding sequence CTGAACGATCAGGAGAGGCTTGCCGCACGGGTGCAAAACGCCGCGCTCTTCGATATCTACGGTGCCCTGCTCACCAGACGCCAGCGCGAGGCCTATGTGCTGCACGAGCTGGAGGATCTCTCGCTGGGCGAGATCGCCGAGGAGCTGGGGGTCAGCCGGCAGGGGGCCCACGATCTGGTCCACCGCGCCAGGGAGCATCTCCTCCGTATGGAGGAGGCCGTCGGGGCGGGGGCCATGGAGCGGAGTCTCGAAGAGGCGGAATCCCTGATGGCCGCCTACGCAGGCAGCCTTCCCGGGGAGTTTGTGCGGCGGATGGATGCCGTGCTGGAACGACGGGACAAGTGGAGTGGTAGAGATGTTTGA
- the rimM gene encoding ribosome maturation factor RimM (Essential for efficient processing of 16S rRNA), producing the protein MLPERVAVGKVVGAHGVRGTLRVAVLTDFPERFRSMEELSLFGRGDRALGSFPVTRVRPVPGKNQMLIDCEGIDTRDDAEALTGAQIKVPRSDCPVLPEGTYWIDDLLGLEVVEAETGRVLGRLDDVMQTGAADVYVVTGGDGRLLLPAVGEVVRSVDLRQRRMEVSLPEGLPGR; encoded by the coding sequence TTGCTCCCGGAGCGTGTCGCTGTGGGGAAGGTGGTCGGCGCCCACGGGGTGCGCGGTACGCTGCGCGTCGCCGTGCTGACCGATTTCCCGGAGCGGTTCCGGTCCATGGAGGAGCTGTCGCTCTTCGGCAGGGGCGACCGTGCTCTGGGGAGCTTCCCCGTGACGCGCGTGCGTCCCGTCCCGGGAAAGAACCAGATGCTCATCGACTGCGAGGGCATCGACACCCGCGACGACGCGGAAGCCCTGACGGGCGCACAGATCAAGGTCCCCCGTTCGGACTGTCCCGTGCTGCCGGAAGGCACCTACTGGATCGACGACCTGCTGGGTCTCGAGGTCGTGGAGGCGGAGACGGGGCGTGTGCTCGGCCGGCTCGACGACGTGATGCAGACCGGTGCGGCGGATGTCTACGTGGTGACCGGCGGGGATGGTCGGCTGCTGCTGCCCGCCGTCGGCGAGGTGGTCCGGTCCGTGGATCTCCGGCAGCGGCGCATGGAGGTTTCGCTGCCCGAGGGTCTGCCCGGGCGATGA